Proteins co-encoded in one Waddlia chondrophila WSU 86-1044 genomic window:
- the sctU gene encoding type III secretion system export apparatus subunit SctU, whose amino-acid sequence MGEKTEKATPKKLRDAKKKGQVAKSQDFPSAFTFVTSIALILGLSGFMFSKVGGFIESTFKLVSHDEISVVIPTMFREALLTIFSTVIPVMAAVALMGVVVNFLSVGPVWATEVFKFDIKKFDPIQNLKSKFKIKTLVELIKSCLKIGIAAWLIYGVMYKSLPVLTQAATMPIESSLLIFKAFLMEVVIKVGIFFLVVAVLDFAYQKYNFGKEMMMEKFEVKQEYKNTEGDPQIKSKRKQTAQEIAYSDGPAAAVQKAAAVITNPVQLAIAVGYNREIDAAPYILVMGEGILAERIVHYANKSEVPIVRNIELAHKLWLEGEIFEYIPEDTYEAMAEILRWINSLEDEFDLDADHDTGQVSSGIAETPSTKKIDF is encoded by the coding sequence ATGGGAGAAAAAACCGAAAAAGCCACACCAAAAAAGTTGCGGGACGCAAAGAAAAAAGGGCAGGTGGCAAAATCTCAGGATTTTCCTTCAGCTTTTACTTTTGTGACGTCTATTGCCCTTATCTTAGGACTTAGCGGATTTATGTTCTCAAAAGTTGGAGGTTTTATCGAATCGACCTTCAAGCTTGTTTCTCATGATGAAATCAGCGTTGTGATTCCTACGATGTTTCGCGAAGCGCTTTTGACCATTTTTTCCACAGTTATCCCTGTCATGGCTGCAGTAGCGTTAATGGGAGTCGTTGTGAATTTTCTTTCCGTAGGTCCTGTGTGGGCAACGGAAGTTTTTAAATTCGATATTAAAAAATTCGATCCGATTCAAAATTTAAAGTCCAAATTCAAGATCAAAACGCTTGTTGAGCTCATTAAATCTTGCCTAAAAATCGGAATCGCTGCATGGCTGATTTACGGCGTTATGTACAAAAGTCTTCCCGTTTTAACACAAGCGGCCACCATGCCGATTGAATCGTCCCTTCTTATCTTTAAAGCCTTTCTGATGGAAGTTGTCATCAAAGTGGGAATTTTCTTTCTCGTCGTTGCCGTTTTGGACTTTGCTTACCAGAAGTACAACTTCGGCAAAGAAATGATGATGGAAAAATTCGAGGTCAAGCAGGAGTACAAAAATACGGAGGGCGACCCTCAAATTAAAAGCAAGCGCAAGCAGACTGCTCAAGAGATTGCATACTCCGATGGCCCCGCAGCAGCGGTACAAAAAGCAGCAGCAGTCATCACAAACCCTGTTCAACTTGCGATTGCCGTCGGATACAATCGGGAAATTGACGCCGCCCCTTACATTTTGGTAATGGGAGAAGGAATTTTAGCAGAAAGGATTGTGCACTATGCGAATAAAAGCGAAGTCCCGATCGTGCGCAACATCGAGCTTGCGCATAAACTATGGCTGGAAGGGGAGATTTTTGAGTATATCCCGGAAGACACTTATGAAGCGATGGCAGAGATTCTGCGCTGGATCAATTCATTAGAAGATGAATTTGATTTGGATGCAGATCATGACACCGGCCAGGTTTCATCCGGAATTGCTGAAACACCAAGCACCAAAAAAATTGATTTTTAA
- the ychF gene encoding redox-regulated ATPase YchF: MSSLSCGIVGLPNVGKSSLFNALTANEAPSSNFPFCTIDPNVGIVEVYDNRLEELAKISKSGKTIHAAMQFVDIAGIVEGASKGEGLGNKFLANIRETDAILHVVRCFDDSNITHVSGSIDPIRDIEVINLELMLADLQSVESMIPKVEKKAKGDRKLMEAVECLKRVQSHLNQNQPVRILDLSEKEKELLKPYPFLTQKQVLYVCNVAEDSLPSMDNPYVQSVKEHAKNEGSSVVTICARIEEEIAQLSKEDQLEFLGSVGLTESGLQRLVKASFEMLGLITFLTTGEMETRAWTIPKGFTAQEAAGKIHTDIMKGFIRAEVVAYDDMIEFQGRVGAREKGKARSEGKEYIVKDGDVILFLHH; this comes from the coding sequence ATGTCAAGTTTATCTTGTGGGATTGTCGGGCTTCCGAATGTTGGTAAATCTTCTTTATTCAATGCTTTAACTGCAAATGAAGCACCTTCGTCCAACTTTCCGTTTTGCACAATCGATCCCAATGTGGGCATTGTTGAAGTGTACGATAATCGGTTGGAAGAGCTGGCTAAAATCAGCAAAAGCGGGAAAACGATCCATGCAGCCATGCAATTTGTTGATATTGCAGGCATTGTTGAAGGAGCTTCCAAAGGGGAAGGGCTTGGGAACAAGTTCTTAGCTAACATCCGGGAAACAGATGCGATCCTGCATGTTGTCCGCTGTTTTGACGACAGCAACATTACCCATGTTTCAGGCAGTATCGATCCGATTCGGGATATTGAAGTGATCAATTTAGAACTTATGCTAGCTGATCTTCAATCTGTAGAAAGCATGATTCCTAAAGTGGAAAAAAAGGCAAAAGGCGATCGCAAACTCATGGAGGCTGTGGAGTGCTTAAAGCGTGTGCAGAGCCACCTTAACCAAAATCAGCCGGTGAGGATCCTTGATCTCAGTGAGAAGGAAAAAGAACTTTTGAAGCCTTATCCTTTTCTCACTCAAAAACAAGTTCTTTATGTTTGCAATGTCGCAGAAGACTCCCTGCCTTCGATGGATAACCCTTACGTTCAATCTGTTAAAGAGCATGCAAAAAATGAGGGGAGTTCGGTTGTTACGATTTGCGCAAGGATTGAAGAGGAGATCGCCCAGTTGTCTAAGGAAGATCAGTTGGAATTCTTGGGAAGTGTGGGTCTTACAGAATCTGGCCTTCAAAGGCTGGTCAAAGCCTCCTTTGAAATGCTTGGACTGATCACTTTTTTAACGACTGGAGAAATGGAAACGCGTGCTTGGACGATTCCGAAAGGGTTCACAGCTCAAGAGGCTGCGGGTAAAATCCACACTGATATCATGAAAGGATTCATTCGAGCGGAAGTGGTCGCGTATGATGATATGATTGAATTTCAAGGAAGGGTTGGGGCGCGGGAAAAAGGGAAAGCAAGATCGGAAGGAAAAGAGTACATTGTGAAAGACGGCGATGTGATCTTATTCTTGCATCATTGA
- the sctV gene encoding type III secretion system export apparatus subunit SctV has protein sequence MTNILDGITQRLGGEKSLSNISKGSDIALALLIVGILGMIILPIGPDVIDYLIAVNLSASVVLLMVSLYIPSAVHLSIFPSLLLITTLYRLGTNIASTRQILLNANAGEIIFSFGNFVVGGNFVVGGIIFIIITLVNFIVITKGAERVAEVAARFTLDAMPGKQMSIDADMRAGILDSNEARAKRLAIQKESQLYGAMDGAMKFVKGDAIAGIVITLINVIGGMTIGMAINGMPAQDAISTYAILSIGDGLVSQIPALLISITAGIVTTRVSSEKEANLGKEISGQLLKQPKALMIAAGFCMGLAILPGFPKAPFMILALTFGIMGYALWSGEAGRAAGGSSGGGGGGAMAGGISSAAEEESSTIETAVKGHSAITGGGVDSYSLTLPVILECGNSLSSKIQKAQRGKSFIDVMIPRMRQALYADLGVRFPGVHVRTDSPILEPDEYSIHLNEVPIIRGKVLAGHVLTNETEENLNRYNLSFTAYKNSLGMPSLWVEDKNKQILEKAGIKSWDSLEVMILHLSYFFRHYANEFVGIQEAKSMLEFMEKSFPDLVKEVTRLIPLQKMTDIFKRLIQEQISVKDLRTILESLSEWAQTEKDTVLLTEYVRSSLKRYISYKFSQGQSVLSVYILDPEIEDMVRGAIKQTSAGSYLALDPDSVQLILQGIRNTVAPPPPGGQEPVLLTAIDVRRFVRKLIEMEFPDVSVVSYQEIVPEIRIQPLGRIQLS, from the coding sequence ATTACCAACATTCTTGATGGTATCACACAGAGATTAGGGGGAGAAAAATCCCTTTCCAATATCTCCAAAGGCAGCGACATCGCACTTGCCCTGCTCATTGTCGGTATTTTGGGAATGATCATTCTTCCAATCGGACCCGATGTGATTGACTATTTAATCGCTGTCAACCTGTCTGCTTCTGTTGTCCTCTTGATGGTTTCCCTTTACATTCCTAGCGCAGTCCACCTCTCGATCTTTCCCTCGCTGCTCTTGATCACGACTCTGTACAGGCTCGGCACCAACATCGCCTCAACAAGACAGATCTTGTTGAACGCCAATGCAGGGGAAATCATCTTCTCTTTCGGTAATTTCGTTGTCGGCGGAAACTTCGTCGTTGGGGGAATCATCTTTATCATCATCACATTAGTTAACTTCATCGTGATCACCAAAGGTGCCGAACGTGTGGCGGAGGTTGCCGCACGATTCACCTTGGATGCCATGCCTGGTAAACAGATGAGTATCGATGCCGATATGCGAGCGGGAATCCTGGATTCGAATGAAGCGCGTGCAAAACGTTTGGCAATTCAAAAAGAGTCTCAATTATATGGTGCCATGGACGGTGCGATGAAATTCGTTAAGGGAGATGCTATCGCAGGGATTGTCATTACGCTGATCAACGTTATCGGCGGGATGACCATTGGTATGGCCATCAACGGGATGCCTGCTCAAGACGCGATTTCTACGTATGCGATCCTCTCAATCGGTGACGGTTTAGTTTCTCAAATCCCGGCACTTTTGATCTCAATCACAGCCGGTATCGTAACCACTCGCGTCAGCAGCGAAAAAGAAGCTAACCTCGGTAAAGAAATTTCCGGGCAACTGTTAAAGCAGCCTAAGGCATTGATGATTGCTGCAGGCTTTTGCATGGGGCTTGCCATCCTTCCAGGTTTCCCAAAAGCTCCTTTTATGATCCTTGCGCTTACCTTCGGAATTATGGGGTATGCCTTATGGTCGGGAGAAGCCGGCCGTGCAGCCGGCGGCAGCAGCGGAGGCGGTGGCGGCGGAGCTATGGCAGGGGGGATCTCCTCGGCAGCTGAAGAGGAGTCTTCGACGATCGAAACAGCTGTTAAAGGGCACAGTGCAATCACTGGAGGCGGTGTCGACTCCTACTCTCTTACGCTTCCGGTTATTTTAGAATGCGGAAATTCTCTTAGTTCTAAAATCCAGAAAGCGCAAAGAGGAAAAAGCTTTATCGACGTGATGATTCCGCGCATGAGGCAAGCCCTATATGCTGATCTTGGAGTCAGGTTTCCAGGCGTCCACGTCCGTACAGATTCTCCCATTCTTGAGCCGGACGAATACTCGATCCATTTGAACGAAGTGCCGATTATTCGCGGAAAAGTATTAGCCGGCCATGTACTGACCAACGAAACAGAAGAGAACCTTAATCGGTACAACCTCTCATTCACTGCGTATAAAAACTCTCTAGGAATGCCCTCATTATGGGTGGAGGATAAAAATAAGCAAATTTTAGAAAAAGCCGGCATCAAATCTTGGGACTCTCTGGAGGTGATGATTTTACACCTCTCCTATTTCTTTCGGCACTATGCCAACGAATTTGTCGGCATTCAAGAAGCAAAATCGATGTTGGAGTTTATGGAGAAATCCTTTCCCGACCTCGTTAAAGAAGTGACGCGCTTGATTCCCCTACAGAAAATGACAGACATTTTCAAACGTCTAATTCAGGAGCAGATATCGGTTAAAGATTTAAGAACGATTCTTGAATCTCTCAGCGAATGGGCTCAAACGGAAAAAGACACAGTCCTTTTAACAGAATATGTACGCTCTTCTTTGAAGAGATATATCAGTTATAAATTCTCTCAAGGGCAATCAGTATTGTCGGTCTATATCCTAGATCCTGAAATTGAGGATATGGTAAGGGGTGCGATCAAGCAAACCTCTGCCGGATCCTATCTAGCTTTAGACCCCGATTCTGTCCAATTGATTCTTCAAGGGATTCGCAACACTGTCGCTCCCCCGCCGCCGGGAGGACAGGAACCTGTCTTGTTAACAGCAATTGACGTAAGGCGGTTTGTGCGCAAATTGATTGAAATGGAATTTCCTGATGTTTCTGTGGTCTCCTACCAGGAAATCGTTCCGGAAATACGGATACAACCGTTAGGGAGAATACAACTGTCTTAA
- a CDS encoding HrpJ domain-containing protein has product MFGGGAGGIQGPHARQTLEAMKEVGKETAEEVRQEQKVAAQSAQASNALTAFRPKVKTEKKKLKQISTTVAKMAKMKKEKKLLPIQQIAKKAEEHERKNPELKAKVLKLLRERIKPDSSSEDIQEILDEFYPDPTLADDAMEFLLDTTEGQLHQQVQEAKEKLNEDKGREITAGRNISKQARQASDKGLGTPTSLREMYRDITGNPRDSNTMFQELSEKYAFKEMHKVVKFLLHSLGSDMKSKGPSISRGELHRLITETRSLQAILGVYRFFKTRMGLMEKMFAKSGLDMPKKLNFELMSKCFMNLAGERYPSSDKVLAQAKRLGIEDWILAKIIAFSQFRDSIKEMAMSQIYRSLQHRDELLFAIIEALEELEDQLEELEEQDEEEEDWEEDEEEEEK; this is encoded by the coding sequence ATGTTTGGAGGAGGAGCCGGCGGAATCCAAGGACCTCATGCAAGGCAAACCTTGGAAGCAATGAAAGAAGTCGGCAAAGAAACAGCCGAAGAGGTCAGACAGGAACAAAAAGTTGCAGCACAGTCAGCACAGGCCTCAAACGCGCTAACAGCTTTTCGTCCTAAGGTAAAAACTGAAAAGAAAAAGCTGAAGCAGATCTCAACAACAGTTGCCAAAATGGCTAAAATGAAGAAGGAGAAAAAACTTCTTCCCATCCAGCAAATCGCAAAAAAAGCTGAAGAGCACGAGAGAAAAAATCCCGAACTCAAGGCCAAAGTCCTCAAACTTCTGCGCGAAAGAATTAAACCTGATTCAAGCAGCGAAGACATTCAGGAGATTCTCGATGAGTTCTATCCCGATCCTACCCTGGCTGACGATGCCATGGAGTTTTTACTTGATACAACCGAAGGCCAACTTCATCAGCAAGTGCAGGAAGCAAAAGAAAAGCTCAACGAAGATAAAGGGCGTGAAATCACCGCCGGCCGCAACATCAGCAAGCAAGCGCGCCAGGCGTCCGACAAGGGCCTTGGGACACCGACTAGCTTGCGGGAAATGTACAGGGATATTACAGGCAACCCTCGCGACTCTAACACTATGTTTCAAGAGCTTTCTGAGAAATACGCTTTCAAAGAGATGCACAAAGTGGTTAAATTCCTTCTGCACTCCCTTGGTTCCGATATGAAATCTAAAGGACCTTCCATATCGAGGGGCGAACTGCACAGATTGATTACAGAAACCCGCTCGCTGCAGGCTATTCTCGGCGTCTACAGATTCTTTAAAACGCGCATGGGACTCATGGAAAAAATGTTTGCAAAATCGGGTCTTGACATGCCGAAAAAACTTAACTTTGAATTGATGTCTAAATGTTTTATGAATCTAGCCGGCGAGCGTTATCCCAGCTCAGACAAAGTGCTTGCCCAAGCCAAACGTCTGGGAATTGAAGATTGGATTCTGGCAAAAATTATAGCTTTTAGCCAATTCAGAGACTCAATCAAAGAGATGGCGATGAGCCAGATCTACCGCTCCTTACAACACCGCGATGAATTGCTTTTTGCCATCATTGAAGCTCTGGAAGAACTCGAAGATCAGCTTGAAGAGCTCGAGGAGCAGGATGAAGAGGAAGAAGATTGGGAAGAAGACGAGGAGGAGGAGGAAAAATAA